Below is a genomic region from Molothrus ater isolate BHLD 08-10-18 breed brown headed cowbird chromosome 15, BPBGC_Mater_1.1, whole genome shotgun sequence.
ATTTAATTCATTCCTCTGGTTTCTCTTTAAAGGGTTTGTATTCCTAACTCAGcacttgcctttcttttttttatttcctcctgtTTCTTCATTAGTCAACCCCATATCCCAAAATATTCAAATCTCcctttttaattgcttttctgtACCTCCTCCCTACTAATCTGGCAGTTCAGTCATTATCTCCTCACGTCAGACCTCCTTTACCCTCTTTAATCAGTCATTTTGATACTGACAATTGTCCACAAAGTACTGGGGACCAGTAAAAATTATTACTTGGACCAAAAGCTAAATCCTCCATTAATTAACCGCCTTGCTCCACAGAGCCAAGCCAGACTCTCCAGATATAACAACATTTAGGCTTGACATGGACTCTAAACAAATTAAAACCTGCTATACTCTGCCCCAGGCTCCCTGTGCAAGTCCATAAATGCTGAGATaactccagcagctccaagtgTTGGGGAGAGGCCTCAGACGTGGGTAATTTCAGCTCGTGGTGCTTGGCAGTTTGAGAGGTGGTGGGAGGCCAGGATGGAGGGACTGGAGCTTTGGGGAAATGCAGAGTGGTTTTAAAGCAAATGGCTTTGCTCCTCTGCCCTCTCTGTATTGCTTTAATCTGTTACCAGAGGGGTTTTTGGCTACACTGCTTTATCTTAACtcaagtgtattttttttttgccttcaagGTAAAAGTCTTAAAAATAAAGGCCAACATTTCCAGATGCCAACGACATCCTCTCCCATagccttttctttctaaaaactTGCTGCTTTCATCCAGCTTTTCTCCACTAGACCCAGAGACTGCATTCTGGGGCTTCTGTTGCTTTTGGAAAGCAGCGTTTCCTCCAGCTACATTTAAAAGGCTCACTTTAACCTTTCCCTGAACATACTGACAGCCCCAGTCCTCACAAATAACTTCaatgaattttcatttaaatacaaCCCTCCCCAAATCCTTGCCTCCAATTGCCATTCTAAACCCAAAGCTCTACCTCAATAATTTGACTgaataaaaagataaagaatGCTCAGTGGTATAAGTTACACTTACTGCTTCCCTGCAGCTTCTCAGGGCTGTATTTCCACATGGCTGATCAGATCAAACTCACTTTGTTGGCTCCCATCTCTTCTCCCCTTGTTCAACTCCCCAAAACCAGGGCTTTTAAGTCCAGCCAGCACCACAGCAAATGTGCTAGAACCTTCCCAAgtgagagccagctctgctgtaaTGAAGTCATTAGTGAGGAGCTAATTAGTAAGAGCAAAAGGATTGGCCCAACTCTGCCAATTGGAAGCTGCAATGGAGATATTGTTGACTTAATTAGCAGGTTTAATtgggtgggggaaaaaaggcaaaaagaaaagtttgtgtttttcaAAGGACTACATCAAAAACTGTTTGggattttctcttttgcttgcTTCCTTTCATTCCTCCCAGGTTCGTGTGGGATTCATGCCTAGAGGTGAGAGATGCCaggtccctgtgctctgtgctggggcgGTGACAGCCGCAGTCACTGGTGTGGGACAGACACAGGCTCAGCTgagcaaacccagcctgggAGCCCACAGGCCACGTCCCCTGTCTGGGGACTCTCCTGTGCCTCCCACAGCAcctccagagcagggctctgaacCCAGGAGACACCGAGAGGGACCCCAAAGAGGAACCTGCCCTGTCTGCCCAatgcacagagagagaggagagttgctgctgctggagagttCAAGAgtctcagcacagccagagtGGAAATCCAGAGCTGCCAGACCCTGCTGGCTTCTGATCCACTGCTGGTCCCACTGTGGGCTCTTATTCTCATTGCCCCGAGGTGCTGAGGCTGGCACTGGTGAGCTCCAGGCAGTGGAGAGAGCAAACCCTCCATGGATTGGGATCTTCTCCCAAAATCACTGCAGCAGGATGGGTGAGGAGCCCAGGGAGTTACACAACAGCTCTGTAGTGATTCCATCAATGATCCCCCAGCCTCCACGGACAATCCCTCTTCCTTAACAGATTTAGAAATGAGTAGTGCCTGTGTTTGTGGGGGCAAGGTAGAGAAATTCCCCTCTAGGATGGTTTTCTGGGCATTCTCCCACCTCTGCTAATGCTGCAGTATTTCTTTGGGAGCTGAGACAGCACACCAGTCATTTCCACACCTGGGAAATACCTAACTCCTGTTGAAATGCCTTAGGAAATGGCATAAAAAGTCCAATTGCCAGCAAAAAATTACAAAGTTTATTAACATATTCTCCAAGGGTTATTCAAACATGCTGAATCACAGGCAGTAGTAATACCCCTTAAGTAATTTGCATTTTTGATTTAAACTCACAGCATTCTTGTTGcttaatttttctgttgattacataaatgcattaaaatttgtattttatgattccttttctttctttatggcAATTTGAAGATAGGCAGCCTTCCATGTGATCTCTTCTGTTCCTTGGAGTACAAGTTGTATTCAAGGAAGAGCATTagtaaaaatggagaaaaacaaattcaattGTGCAACATGGTGCTAGTAAGAAGGCAGATGCCAGAAGCATCCATGAATAATGCATAAAGCCCCTTCTCAAATAAGCTTCTTTATGCAGTGAGTTTTAAGGGTGATATGGGAAAATTTGCacaaagattttaaattttcatggTTGAAGCTTTGGCCTTTGTTTTTTACCCGCTGATATTTTGAGGGCTCACAAGTATCTCTCAGTGCAGCATGGAACAGGCCCTTTTTATTTCCCATGGCATCTGCAGGTGATGTAGGAGCtcttcacagggaaaaaatgttgttttctccTTCAGCACCACTGAAAACTTTGTCAGTCTCTTCTGGTTGTCCAACACTGCAGTGAGAAGCACAGATCACGATGGATGGGGCAAAAGGACATTGCTGCTCCAGAGCATTCTTTTTTACTTGTAACATCAGCAAATTGCCATGGAAATGGAAACCTGAAGCCACTGAGCCCAATGACTGCAATGAGGTAACTCCTGCTTTTTACAGCAGGGAGGTGTTTGCCTGGCTTGCATTCTTCTCATGGATAGGGAAGGGTTGTTTGAACCCTGTAAGGGCAGCTGTAGGGTGACCACCATGGGATTCAGAAAATAATCTCTTCCCAGTCCCTGTCTCCCAGGTAGAGCAAGCAGTGAAGGACCAGCTACCACTGGAAAACTATGGGTCTTTGGAAAAGGGGTGATGCTTCACTGGACTCCCCTGTGGTTTGCcccagaatttatttttttttcaagataagCCAGAACATATGAACTTATCAATTACATTTGCACGAGGTATCATGTCCTGGTGCTCAGTCAAAAACAAAGGCAGATGAAGCACTTCCTTAAGCTGTAGTCACTACACTGCAGTAACAGTtgcttaatttcttctttgttctgGGTTTCTGTTCATTCCTACACAGAAGCAGCATCCAGGAACCACTATTGAATTTCTGGAGTGAAGTTACCTGAAGTTTCCTCCTAATACAACTTTGGTAATCAGCACCACAAGCCAATACTGCACCCATTACAATCAGTGGCCAATATACCTTCCTGTCTCTAAGAAAAATTACACTGGAACTTTTAATAGGAAATTACAAAATGGATTACCTTTTTACTATAATCTTCTTTATCTGTTTACCTGGAagcaaaataatattaatgTTACAATGGCAAAGTGAAATCTATAATTCCAATGTATCTGTCAAACGAGCTCAGAAGCAATGACAGCAAGCTGCAAAATTTCTGTGGGCTAAGCAGGAAATCCTGATTTCAGTTACACCAGTGTCTTTTAGGAGCATTTCCAGGAAATTATGGAGCCACTTAAGTATAAAGAGAGAGCCAACAGGATGAGCCAGCCCTGCAAGAAGTGAGGGAACAGGTGCTTTGCACAGGCATCCTGTGCATCCCCCCCAACTCACCCTCCCTGGCCCCCTgatgctgccacagccctggagaAAGGACAGAAACTCCCACAAAATgaacacagccctggctccaggacCATGGCAAGGTTCCCAGAACAGCCAGGGACTCAGGAGGACACGTGCATCAGGCCAGCAACAGAACCATTCAGCTGCAGGATACTCACGTTTCCAAACCAACAAGCCCAAAAGGATGGACCCCGCTATGACACAGGCAATGAcaatggcagagctgggaacctggaagggagaagagagaggCTGAAAAGGCTTTGGGAACACACTTCCTTCAGAGCTATTtgcacaggaggggctgcactggtgctcagagcactgggctgcagcttGCAATGCTGTTCTGAGCTTGCCTGTACAAAGTGCTGAGAGGAGACGTCATGACAAACAACATTAATTACCCTTTCAGCATTTAATAAACCTTattctgaaacactgaaaccAGATTCAGCCCATTTAGCATGAACTTCTCAATGAGGTGCCCAAAGTAGAAGTAGGAGCTCAGTCACCCCCATCCTTCTCCTAGAGACAGGGGGAGGTGTAACAGCCTCCTGACTTGCCTTTTACCTCCCCTTTCTCACAGGGATGCCAGGGGATCAGTTTTTTCTGAGGTGTCCAAATCAGATGGAATGCTCAGGCTTTGGCTCCAGCCACTGAAAAGAGGAACAGGTGGTTCCTGAGCTTCTAAATAAAAGTTCAAGCTACTGTTTGCAAAAGCTCTCTCTGTAGTAGGAATACACTGAAAATCACTTGCATGTCCTGCTCTCCTGATTTCTACTCAAACATTCTTGAAACTTACAGAAAGTTTTGCTTTATCTCCTCTATCTTCATGTTTCCCAGCATTGCCATCTGAATTTGCTGAAagctctgaaaatgaaagagattGAAATTATTATTGGCACAGCCACCTGAAGGAGTGAGGGCTGCAGTGGCTGTCACTGCTTCATTTGAGGAGTAATGAACTCTCAGGGAATGAGAAGGGCAAAAGCACCTTGCAACCAAAAGAGAAGGATCAGTTTCCACCACAAATGGTGGCTGAGGAAGCCGTGGGAAACCCCAGCCTCCATCAAGAAAGAGGAAaacccagggacaccttcactaTCTCAGGTTGCtgcaagccccatccagcctggccttgggcacttccagggatggggcagccacagctgctctgggcaccctgtgccagggcctccccaccctcacagggaagaatttttcctaatatccaatctaaacctaccctcaGTCAGattgaagccattcccccttctcctgtcACTACATGTTCTTGTAAATAGTGTCTCTCCAAGATATAATCCcattgctatttttctttttttttttttaacttctcagAGTATGTTATCTCATTCATAACCAAATCTGCCCCAAATATCTCAGTTCTGACCAGCCCCCTCTGGGAGCTGTGTTGATGTGTCTCCACATCCcaagtgcttttattttgtcaAAGACATGGACAGGGCATGGGTAGCTCATGCCAGTGTGAGTAGAAATTTGCACAGGAGTAGAAAAGCGATTATGAATAATAAGAACTCCAGCTAAATAAAATCCAGGTAATAAAACCTTAAGAAATACTAAAAATCCTGGGGATGTGTGAGCATTGCATTTTGTCATATGCCTGTTTAATGACACTCCACTCTCTCAGAGCTCTGTACCTCAGAACCACCCAAAACCCACAAGAAATGCAGATGGAACAGTGACAATGCAGGCCCCCATAGCAAACCAAAGTTAAATTTTATGGCACCATGTGCAGCCTGGCTGATGGAACCAACTATTGCTGCTCTCTTGGATACTTGAAAGAGCAAGGATATTTTTGGGGTCTGAAGTAtggctggtgctggcagggtTGTAGCTGGGGGAAAGCAAGTGAAGAGAGAAGAGACAACAAATCAGAGCCTGCTCAGCAGGAGCCATCCACCCCAGGCAACCCAACCTATCTGCCAAAAATTGCTCTTGGAGATGGAGGCCTCTTAACCCTGGCTTTCTCTCCTGCTGTTCTAACATCAGTACAATGTTCAGCAACAAATCAGCCTTCCCTTACCTTACAGCAAGCCTGAGCTGGGTGAATTTAGTGCATTATTTCACAGTGTGGATGAGACAGagtcaggagctggacttggCTTATGGCTCTCACCAGACACCAGCAAATtgtgctgcagcattttcaCACCTTGTGACAGCTCAACACAAGGTTTTGCACAGGTGGGAGTGACTCACACCAAAAGGTACATCTGCTGCTACTGCTGTGGTGGTGGCTCTTTCCAGCTCACTGTCACAACTCAAGCTGCCCCAAGAATCCTGGAGCTAAGACCCTTTTTAAAACTTGATATTTACAATGACAAAATACAGCTGACAAGTGAGACTGGAGTGAGAAACCCTCACAAATGTTCAAGGGACCAGTTTAGTCTCTTTGTGAACCCTTTCCAGGGGCATTAAGGAATACTCTTTCTCCTGTTAGTCTTTAGGTCTATCAAAAGAAGAcctgcaaaaatgaaaatactgtggGTTTAAAAATTGAGAGAGTCGTGGCTCTTACTGGAACTAAGAGTCCAAATACAACATGTCATCCTTGAATTTTAGCATTAAATTCTCTGTTGGGGGCACAACACTTGGGAAAGATTTAAAATCTCAATGAACTCATAGTGATGACAGATCAGATATCTGAGAATTCAGCCATGTTGAAAAGTTTGGTTTTTGCCTTCTCTCAGACCAGAGATATCTGACAGTCATAAGTTATTCAAAACCAACTTCCTCTGGAGgtataaaaacatgtttttctcaGCTGTTGTTACGTCGTGATTTCAAGCAATTTCTGCGTGGACCCCAGAGACTGCCAGCTGCAATGAATCACATCAGCACCTGTTTGGTGCACTCTTAATACTCAACAGTTTTGTTGATGCcaactttttaatttctctgagcAAGCAACTTCTGACCTTGTAGTGTTATCTTACTCACCCCTGACAGGCAACTCTTCCATCAGGACAGAGGTGGTGgtttcctctgcagctggaagcaTACCTGGCAATTCAGTAGTCCctgaaacaaagtaaaaagTAATGCTTATAAAGATCACTAATTAGAAGGGTCTCCACATGGCATTCAAATTTGTGCAGACATCAACCTGTGGAAATGAAGTCAGTAATGTGGATGAAGTAGCAACCCACAAATGGTTTGATAACAGAGCACTCTGATCACTaataacagcagcagccttgATATGAGATGAGAATGTAAATACTCAATTTTAAACTTTGTCACTATTTCTCAAGCAGAACATACTCTCAACGAAACTTTTCACCAGGCAATTTCAATTGTCTTTCCCAAATcgagaaaaaaaattagtgcaCAGTTCAGTGAATCTCTCTTACCCCGCTTCAGGTGCTGGGCTTCACATTTATTCCTGTTGTACTTCATGAGGTTTCTGCCACATTATTTCTCCATGTTAAAGCTCCTCTGCAGGAAGCCTGACcctctgctgccttggctgtTCACCCCAATTCTGCATCATCTACAACATCTGACCTGTGTTTGCCTAAACTCCCTGAAACACACCCATAGGCATCTCAGAGAGAACTTCCCAGGAATGAATATATGTATTTGGAGAGTCTCTATGATGCCAGCCAGGCTAACACAGACCATCTCTGCTacacagaaaaagggaaggacTGGTGCTGTTACCCTCTGTGCTTCCAGGGAGTGTGGAGCAGAACATGTCATCTCCAGTTGTCACATCAGCTGCTTGGGAAGTGCTTGGAAAATCTGGGGGAGCACTCGTTTCCACCACAGTCACAGGAAAAATATCATTTTGTGTCCCAGCAATTGTTGGGGGAGCAGAGGTCTCCCCCCCTGTAGTTACTGCTGGAGGCTCGGGGGCTGTGGTTGCTGGTGGAAGTGGGCTGGTTGTCAGCAGGACTGTGGTCTCTGGTGTTGGCTGGAGATCAGAGGTTGCTTGAGGAGCAGAGGTTGTTTCTGTAAAATGTTTGGAGAAAACAGGAGCTTCTGtcgtggtggtggtggtggtggtggtggtggtggtggtggtggtggtggtggtggttgtgGTCACTGGAGGGGCTGCATGGGAAAAACACAGCCAAGGAAAAAGCCAGGTGAGAGCATTCACAACCAACCCTGAGGGAAGCCAATgcagaaatgaataaaaattatctGGCTGCTAGAATACTAAAAATGAAGGGGGGAGAGTTACTGTTTTAATTAGCTGAAAGCACGACCAGTCCAAGAAATTCACAGATTTAtagatttgcttttcttttaccAGTCTCAAACAGCCTCTTCTTGACCATCTTGTAGAAATGGAAGGGCCAGAACCCCTAAGCTTGAAAactttgttattttgctttttaatgtcctcataaaaatataataaataaaacagctccATTTTTCAGCTACAATCTTCTTGCTAATTTTTGCAACTGGTTCTTCTTTTCATGGTCTGTTGCCCTCAGCCTCAGGGGCAGACAATCAATTGCAGCATTTTTCACCCTTTCTCCTGTTgtattgtttaaaaaagacaaacaaatgTGCTGTGAACACCAATTGCACTCtgtaaaagccagaaaaaaatatttttctgctttgtggagGGTGGGTatcatctcatttttttctgtgcaagacTTTGCTTTATCCTGAAGCTCAAAAAAATAAtaggaagaggaagaagctcTTTAAGACTCTGAGATAAAATTTCCAAATATGTGGATGTTGAGGACCCACCCTTATGGGGAAGGAAGCACCCTTAAGGGTGGATCATCCTTATGTGTTTCCTTACAACATGAATGAAACTAAAGTCTTCAGTGTTGGGGTGACCCTCAAATGAAAAACTAAATTTCATTCCAAGTACTCTTTAAATGATAAATCCCTTTTTAATTCCATCatcttttaaaaagtcaagCCAAGCTACACATCAAGAAATGAAACATTCATttgaaagccaaaaaaaaaagggtaaaatttAGGgagttgttttaatttaaactgcACATTGACTGTGGCTCAAtaaaagcctggatgtggcactcggtgccatgGTTCAGTTGAGGTGTCAGGGAGTGGGTAGGACTtcatgatcttgaaggtctcttccaaccctgTGGTTCtgtgtgaattctgtgattctgtgtgaatTCTGCGATTCTGTGATCTCCCTTGAAAAATACGTAATTCGGGAAAAACACCAATTTggccaaaacaaaccaaataaagCGCAGCTAGACCCCAGTTTTCAGTGCCCAGGGAGAGGATTGTCCCTGCTGGGCgtgtccccaaggtccccagACCCACCTCTGGCCACCTGCAGCGGAATGTTGCGTTTGATGTCGTTGAAGAGGCCGGGGATCTCCACGCGGCAGCAGTACACGCCCGTGTCCTCCACCCTGGCCGCCGCGATGGTCAGGGACACGTCTCCAAAGGCAACAAACCCGCGCAGGCTGTACCTCTCAGACTCCCTGAACGTCACCTTGGCGCCACTGGTGTGCAGGATTTTGTTGGTGCACTTGGAGTTGGGGCAGGGGCCTCTGCCCCAGCACATGTCGGAGATGTCCTTGCGCCGCGTCACGCGgtaggagcagggcagggtcacaggctgtccctctgtccctctgacACTGCTGTCAGACACCGTGGGTGCTGCCAGGGAGAACAAGGACAGGGGAGTGCTGTCAGTCTCTGATGGTGACTCTGCCTGCACAACACAGGGAGTGaacagctgtggtggttttccCAGCACgaggggaagagatgagaatcttgactccatgtttcagaaggctgatttattgttttatgatatatattatatcaaaagaaaatggtatattaaaactatactaaaagaatagaagaaaggatttcgtcagaaggctagcaagtaatagaaaggaatggaatgataacaaaatcttgtgactgaccagagtccgaaacagctggactgtgattggccattaattagaaacaaccacatgagaccaatcccagatgcacctgttgcattccacagcagcagataaccattggttacatttcatgtctgaggcctctcagcttctcaggagaaaaaatccaggcaaagggatttttcataaaatatgtctgtgacaaacaaccaaacagccTGCAGGCCACAGCTGCTGATCCCCAAGGCTTCTCCCACAGCTCGTGCCCCAAGGCACtacaggcagcagccaggagctctcaGGCTTTGCTCTGTTCCTTGCTCTGGTCCTggccagctgctggagagaggctCATAAAATACATCAGATATGTGGTGAGCAAAGCTGGGgtctggcactggcagcccaaGCACAAACTGGACTTCTGCAAATGGAATTTGAGAACTCTGCTTCCATCCCATCTCCTGTCCTATGAGGCTGTTTGAAAGTTGTTCAGAACCCTGTTGTGAAAGACATCTGGTTTTCTCAGCCCACCATCACCTCCTCCAAAAAGGAAATGCTGTTGCAGTTGCCTTTCACTGACAGTCTCAAAAGCAGGGTCCAAAATATCTATTCATGTGTGAAATTAGGGCCTAATTAAACTGGCACAGCAGTGGGATCTGTCTGTAGGAACCTGTTCTCAGAAAGTGCACTGAGCAAGCCCTGCCAACCAATCCCACTTACCTTGTGGAACCCTGTCTATGGAGAAACTTTAGTTGTTGGTGTTatcctgattttaaaaagagcacATACACACTCTCCTTGTCCTCTTACTCTTAGTGACCAGCTTAGGTTGGTGTTTACAGCCAATGCCCACCTTGGCATCTGGTCTGAATCTCTCTATATATTATTCCCTCTTAACCATCTATGAAGTTCCCAGATTGCCCTAAAACAGATTTCTTCTTCACAAAAGGCACTACACAAAAAAGTTCTCAGACAGGAACAAATCTTTCCTGGTTTACATTCACCTGCTCTGTGTCAGTCCTCCTGCCTTTCTTTTGCCCCCATGTTATCATTTACACACTGTGGAACTGAAGGAACTGAAGGACTTGGGGAGAACCAGACCtgtcctccagccctgcagatctGATGTCTCATGGGTGAGCTTGCTCACCCCAAAGAggacttgctgctgctgctgctgctgctgctgctgctgctattaTCACCAGCTTCAGCCCTGGTTTGCCAAACATTTCTATTTTGCCAGCTGTTTGAATGCCTTTCCTTTTTGGCACAACTCTCAGGTAGCAAACAGATGCTTCCAACTGTGTCCATGTcccttttgttttctatttaatgGACTATTCCCTAGGTGAGGCTTTAGTCTGTGGCAGGCTGCCTCATGACTTGTTATTGGGATGACATTTCAGATCCATTATTGCTCATCCCACTGGCAAGAGAAGCCAACCCATTCAGGTTTCCACAGCTCCAAATGCTGAAAGAATAGAGGCAGACAAAACAACAGGCAATATGGCCTGAAGGGCAGGAGcttctgcagagaaatgaaGGCAGGAGATGCCAGAAACTGAATTCCTGAATACAGGATAAGGCTTTGAGAGATGGTGGCTTTGGCCCCTGGAAAGGGAAGCTTCATTTGCcttgaaacagcaaaacagagaaaacagcttCTCTCTATGGAGACAGAACCAGACATGCAGTTGACCTTGAAAGTGTTTCTGTGAGAGGAAGGGGTTAGTCATGAGCAGGTTAACACATACTTTCAAGAAGGTCCATCAAAGATGTGTGCAAAACCAGCTAAAACTGTTGCTAGAATTCAAGTCACTGCTTCTTGAGGAGAAATGGGCTTCTGCTGTTTCAGCCCATTTCTGCACAGCACAAAAGCAGCCTCATTAAGCAATCCTTtaacaaatgaaaatttgttCTTCTCTTTGAAAGAAGCAGAGCCCTGAACTTAGTTAATAAATAACAAAgtaaataatttgaaagaagaagaggaaagacaCGAGGCATCAGAGTGTCTTCAGTGCCGTTTCCCTCTAGTATTCCTGTTAGAAAGTTAAAGGTTTTGCAGTTCTGTGAAGCTAATGTTTCCAACATCTGCCTGCActgcaggctgctgagcagagcttcaATACTGCACCAGTCTGGATTGAACAGCATGAATCCTTATTTAATAAGGTTTAAATAACTTACTTCTCAGGTGCAGCCTCTTCTACAGACccattttccaaaggaaacagTAAATAGGAGGCAATGAACATGTCTTTGAAATTAAGAACTTCCTGAGACCCTGCTCCTCTTGTGGGGGGAATCCTGCCCCTCTCCATGGCCCCGACCTTCCAGGCATCCAGGTTTGACCCAaggccctgcctggctgctcccactgAAGTCTGTGAGGTTTGCCACTCTTAGGTCCTTCATCAGTGAGAGAGAAATGGCCTCCAGATGTTTAATATCCCACCCCAAATAGAAAGGGGTATTCATAATTGGTCAGATCATACAGGTATGCTCATATTTGTGTTAAGTCTCTCTCAAATCCACCCTCAGGGGCAGCTGGCACTAAGCAGTAATTCCCATAGTTGCTCTTGTAGTTGTCTTCTCTCCCACAGATTGGTCATTGAATGGACAGAAACATTAATCCTCCTGCCCAAACAGATGTTTGAGAAGATCTTTTCTCCCCCTTGATCTATTCCTGGAATAATTTTCCTCCTTTGCAGAAGATATTTGGAATCTTTGCCCTATcaaccctttttatttttttttccttactgaagCTTTTTTGCTGATGAGATTGCAGAGGGTATGACTgataaacagaaaagaagcatttaaCTGGCTATTGAAGCTCCAGACAACACATTCTCAGCATGGAGCTGAGTTAAAGAGCAGGTAACAAAAAGCCATTCTCATCCTTCAGGAGCTCTGCAAGGGAAAAGAACAAGGGAACTAACACAGAGGATAatgcacacatttttaaaagggaaaaaccacAAACTTCAAGCAGCATTAACTctgtaaacaagaaaattttTGAAGTTCTATATACAGTTATGatctttttcactgttttgttttcacaaaaCAAGTGTTGCtggttttcatttgaaaacaatGTTAATTTCCTgagcaaacacacaaaaagcagGTGAAGACTCACCTATAAAGATCTGTATCACCATCCAGTAAAACAGCACAAAATGGGACATTCTGGCTGATGGAGGCACCAGGGCAGTCAGTAGAAGAATAGGAAACCAGATCTTATCCCTTCCTGAGTCTGAGTGAGTCCCACTGAAGTCTCATTTCTCCATTTCCAGATTTGACATGCTGAGAGTGTT
It encodes:
- the LOC118692203 gene encoding LOW QUALITY PROTEIN: T-cell immunoglobulin and mucin domain-containing protein 4-like (The sequence of the model RefSeq protein was modified relative to this genomic sequence to represent the inferred CDS: inserted 2 bases in 1 codon) — encoded protein: MLSHICLTWVLLVLLTGSTVSEKIVIGEVGQDITVPCHYSVRNRNSITSMCWGRGSCPSSKCSQPIIWTDGWRVTEQHSSRYQLKGDLQRGDVSLTIVDAREADSGTYCCRVEIPGWFNDQRTNHKVVVRKARISTASPHTYTSEQTSGSGSTRESSFTVTSTWPSVSASEAPQTASTPCSGPSDCLDVAANLQNASVSLPREQHPEHGLYIGIGSCAALLLILILALLLTKQYFYSIKKMGGSAGLVAFQRPRGMGSHSALEEENSAEENVYIMDYLKVLDWCGPELPTVPQHVKSGNGEMRLQWDSLRXSGRDKIWFPILLLTALVPPSARMSHFVLFYWMVIQIFIAPTVSDSSVRGTEGQPVTLPCSYRVTRRKDISDMCWGRGPCPNSKCTNKILHTSGAKVTFRESERYSLRGFVAFGDVSLTIAAARVEDTGVYCCRVEIPGLFNDIKRNIPLQVARAPPVTTTTTTTTTTTTTTTTTTTTTEAPVFSKHFTETTSAPQATSDLQPTPETTVLLTTSPLPPATTAPEPPAVTTGGETSAPPTIAGTQNDIFPVTVVETSAPPDFPSTSQAADVTTGDDMFCSTLPGSTEGTTELPGMLPAAEETTTSVLMEELPVRELSANSDGNAGKHEDRGDKAKLSVPSSAIVIACVIAGSILLGLLVWKRKQIKKIIVKSVGQPEETDKVFSGAEGENNIFSL